GCCAGATGAACAAGTGCACACCGTTCTCTAATATGTAGGCACCATCCTCGGTTATCTTTTCGTGGGTGCAACGCACTGGCGTTGGTAACGACGTGTCGTCGGGCTCCACATTGTGGATGGGAATGAAGCGTGGATACAGATAGTTGACAGACATATTCAGATCCATGGCcaatacaaattgaatgaCATACGACCGATCATCCAATGTCATATCGGAGCCGCCAGAGATGGCATCGTTTTTCAGCAAACAAGACGCGTAGAGAGGCAACAGTTTGAGGCACTCGGGGAGAATCAGTTGACCCGCTGATGTGGGCGATGTGCAATGCTTGCGATAGCAGGCCAAAATCTGTGCCGAACGCTGTATCAGATTGTCCTTGACCTGTTTGGGTGTGTGCTCCATCAGTTTGAAGCACGCCTGCTTGGCAAAGAACAGCATTATGGCGTCCAGATCGCAGCTCTTGAACACATCCGCAATGGTGACTGTGACGCGCAGTGCCAGATTCAAAATACGCAATCTGCGCTGTCCGCTGCACGAGGTATACAACAGAGCAACCTGTATATAGACATTTTCCTCTGGCGGCAGCTTGTCGTCATGCTTAATCTCAATGCTGATCGATTTGGTGGCATCTAAAGTATAAAGAATGCAATTAGCATCATTTGAGAAACGACACACTTCATTTATAACTTACCAATGCTGGCCAACTCCACGTCCGTGGTGTTTGTCATGAAGAAGTGGCCATAGAACTCAGTGGGTCGAACGCCCGCCGAGGTGCGCACTCGCATCACTGCATCGAAAGCAATGGGACGCGACACGTTCTTAATGATATCCTCGATCAGTCGCTTGCCATCAAGCTCTGCCTGGAAGTAGGTGTACTTGAAGACCTCGCCACCAGTTAGACGCGACACTTGGCCAATGGTTGCAATATCAATGTACGCGTTATTGAACAGAAACAGATCCACCGAGCAACCATGCTGCACACACTCCTGTCCCAGCGTATTGTAGGCCGTCGTCTGTGGCGTCAGCACCGTCTTTTCCTTGTCCGTGCCCAGCAATTTGCGATCATCGCGATTCTTCAGTTTGCCCGGCGCTTCGGCAATTGGCAGCGTTGAATTGAAGACCAACAGTTTGCCCGAAGTATTCGATGCCTTGAGCGCTTCGAGACCCGCCTGTATGGCCGGATAGAGTATGGTTTCTGTCTCCTTGGTGTCCACAAACATGCGTGGTATTTCCTCCATGAGTGCATCGATCACTGCTGCAGATTCCTCAGGATGGCAAAGGAAACCATCCAGCAGCGGCATAAACATCTCTTGCACATCGCCCACAACCATCATTTGAGGCTGGGCCAAGCTGCTCTTAATGTTGTAGAAATGCACGGTGCTGTTGTAGGTGATGAAACCGACGCGCACCTTTGATTTATCCTGTCCCTGATCCACCGGCAAATGCTTgagtatattcttgatctgtGAGCACAGCAAATGCACCAAACCCGATTTGATTGTATTATACGAGACGTCAATGACGAAAATAAACGCTGGCACCTCGGGAGGCACATTGTTCTACAAAGTAAATCATCAAATTAAAAGAGGGTTCTGTATagatatgcttaaattcactTACGCGACAGTAATCCTTCGTGGCCAGAAATTCGTAGGtgcccagcagcagctctgGACGCTCCAGCTTGTCCACACGCTGTCCGGTGTGATCCAAATGCTGATAGTAGTCGGGATGAActtcaaacaaaattaaaaatatgtagaaagttattaaaatattaaattataaaagaaatacattttttaagcgaatatttaaatgtaaaaaataaacacttgAATGGTTAttaaaataggaaaaaataaaataaaacaagaatttTGTATCGACTAAAATTTGAAACCTACAATAGAATGTAATCGGAGGGTACAAGATAATTCTTGATGGAATATCTAAGTTATATGCATAAAAATTCTATATGAATACCAAAATTTTCAAGCAACCTATAATTTATGAACCTATTCGAAGAGTAATTCAAATTCCATATGCAACAAGGGctataatttaattctaattatAGAGTACTTTCAACTTTGAAACTTACCCTCCGTAGTCACCTTGCACATAAGGCACTGGAATCGTCGACCTGCGTCCACAAACTGCATGTTGGGCGACATGTAAGCCTTGCAGCGATTGCAACGAATGGGACCGATGTCACCAAAGTTGACAATCGGTGGCTCCATTTCACCCtgagcgacagcagcaaacgGCGAAATGTTGAGGGTCAGCGGTAGCGCTGTTGTCTTCAGCAAATCACCCGTATTGGGTATGCAGTAGAGCGAAGAGCGCATGAAGCGTGGCGACGAGTTGCCTTGATCGTGAACCACAAACTTGGTGGTAACGAGCGGAGGCAAAAGTCCCGGCTGATTGGTGACAAATGGACCGCCTGCATTTGTTTGATTCTCGATCATCACTTGAATGGGATTCGGCATCTGATCGGGATCTAAACGACGCTGCGCTGGCGCTTGTTGATAGCCACCAGGCATGGGAGGTTGCTGCAAAGcagagtaaaataaaaatgagtaaATGTTGGatgttgttttaatattagttGCTTACATTGTAGCCAGGACGGCCGGCACCGGGTTGGCCGGGATAGCTGCCCGGTTGTGGTGGATAGCCGGGCATGGGCTGCTGTCCTGGCTGCGGCGGATAGCCCGGTATGGGCTGTTGTCCATAA
This window of the Drosophila albomicans strain 15112-1751.03 chromosome 2L, ASM965048v2, whole genome shotgun sequence genome carries:
- the LOC117563745 gene encoding protein transport protein Sec24C, coding for MNPNMYGPPPTQQFQPQPQPQYAQPPQQAWPPQQQQPPLQPPQQQPPTSLPQQQYGAPVTSAQQQPYVNGNYQQLATSMSGLSVSGNPLKPAQPPLPLGSATAAVAGPPPPAAFNQFNANAAQPPPTSQPNYNNNNAYAAAYANGSTTAPSPAPAAAPPPAQAPPVSAAPPAALYPPTSAAATPGLQPQSVPGGMSQMTLNSANLAGLPHMPPPKSATPDHQLPRPAGGAQPPAPAAFGRPPQPPVSGAPTPFTQPGLPPQPGMPHQPAQPGLPPQPGMPHQPGMPPQPHQPLQPGLPPLPGMPPQPGMPHQPPQPGLPHQPPQPGLPPLPGMQPQPGMPPHPGMPPQPGMSGLPPQPGMPPQPGMPPQPGMPPAPSQFGAAPPQAQGFVPGYGQQPIPGYPPQPGQQPMPGYPPQPGSYPGQPGAGRPGYNQPPMPGGYQQAPAQRRLDPDQMPNPIQVMIENQTNAGGPFVTNQPGLLPPLVTTKFVVHDQGNSSPRFMRSSLYCIPNTGDLLKTTALPLTLNISPFAAVAQGEMEPPIVNFGDIGPIRCNRCKAYMSPNMQFVDAGRRFQCLMCKVTTEVHPDYYQHLDHTGQRVDKLERPELLLGTYEFLATKDYCRNNVPPEVPAFIFVIDVSYNTIKSGLVHLLCSQIKNILKHLPVDQGQDKSKVRVGFITYNSTVHFYNIKSSLAQPQMMVVGDVQEMFMPLLDGFLCHPEESAAVIDALMEEIPRMFVDTKETETILYPAIQAGLEALKASNTSGKLLVFNSTLPIAEAPGKLKNRDDRKLLGTDKEKTVLTPQTTAYNTLGQECVQHGCSVDLFLFNNAYIDIATIGQVSRLTGGEVFKYTYFQAELDGKRLIEDIIKNVSRPIAFDAVMRVRTSAGVRPTEFYGHFFMTNTTDVELASIDATKSISIEIKHDDKLPPEENVYIQVALLYTSCSGQRRLRILNLALRVTVTIADVFKSCDLDAIMLFFAKQACFKLMEHTPKQVKDNLIQRSAQILACYRKHCTSPTSAGQLILPECLKLLPLYASCLLKNDAISGGSDMTLDDRSYVIQFVLAMDLNMSVNYLYPRFIPIHNVEPDDTSLPTPVRCTHEKITEDGAYILENGVHLFIWLGQALSQSVVQALFGVQCTQQVNAERFAITGDTPLARRVTDIIDQIMEERTRYMRITCVRQNDKLESVFRHFLIEDRGTDGSASYVDFLCHMHKEIKDLLS